One Amycolatopsis thermophila DNA segment encodes these proteins:
- a CDS encoding phosphomannomutase/phosphoglucomutase, producing MSDLSAIVKAYDIRGVVGEQLDAGLVRDFGAAFALLIKPESPSVVIGHDMRESSPGLAAAFAEGVNSQGLDVVSIGLCSTDQLYFASGSLNMPGAMFTASHNPARYNGIKLCRAGAAPVGQESGLAEIRDTVEQGVPQFAGQPGSVTERDVLPEYAAYLRRLVDLSGSRPLKIAVDAGNGMGGHTVPTVFEGLPIEVVPMYFELDGSFPNHEANPLDPKNLVDLQAKVREVGADAGLAFDGDADRCFVVDENGDPVSPSAITALVAVRELAKEPGATIIHNLITSQAVPEIVAEHGGKPVRTRVGHSFIKQEMASTGAIFGGEHSAHYYFRDFWRADTGMLAALHVLAALGEQDGPLSELTAAYSRYAASGEINSTVDDQVAKQLAVKDAFASRPGVEVDEMDGLTVRLPGKAWFNLRPSNTEPLLRLNVEAADEDAVRALTEEVLAIVRS from the coding sequence GTGTCAGACCTGTCGGCCATCGTCAAGGCCTACGACATCCGTGGTGTCGTCGGCGAGCAGCTGGACGCCGGCCTCGTCCGGGACTTCGGTGCCGCCTTCGCGCTGCTGATCAAGCCGGAGTCGCCGTCGGTCGTGATCGGCCACGACATGCGCGAGTCGTCCCCGGGCCTGGCCGCCGCGTTCGCCGAGGGCGTCAACTCGCAGGGCCTCGACGTCGTCTCGATCGGCCTGTGCAGCACCGACCAGCTCTACTTCGCCTCCGGCTCGCTCAACATGCCGGGCGCGATGTTCACGGCGAGCCACAACCCGGCCCGGTACAACGGCATCAAGCTGTGCCGCGCGGGCGCCGCCCCGGTCGGCCAGGAGTCCGGGCTCGCCGAGATCCGCGACACCGTCGAGCAGGGCGTGCCGCAGTTCGCCGGGCAGCCGGGCAGCGTCACCGAGCGGGACGTGCTGCCGGAGTACGCCGCCTACCTGCGCCGGCTGGTCGACCTGTCGGGAAGCCGCCCGCTGAAGATCGCCGTGGACGCGGGCAACGGCATGGGCGGCCACACCGTCCCCACCGTCTTCGAGGGCCTGCCGATCGAGGTCGTGCCGATGTACTTCGAGCTCGACGGCAGCTTCCCCAACCACGAGGCCAACCCGCTGGACCCGAAGAACCTGGTCGACCTGCAGGCCAAGGTGCGCGAGGTGGGCGCGGACGCGGGCCTGGCCTTCGACGGCGACGCCGACCGTTGCTTCGTGGTCGACGAGAACGGCGACCCGGTCTCGCCGAGCGCGATCACCGCACTGGTCGCGGTGCGCGAGCTGGCCAAGGAGCCGGGCGCCACGATCATCCACAACCTGATCACGTCGCAGGCGGTGCCGGAGATCGTCGCCGAGCACGGCGGCAAGCCGGTGCGCACCCGTGTCGGGCACTCGTTCATCAAGCAGGAGATGGCGTCCACCGGCGCGATCTTCGGCGGCGAGCACTCGGCCCACTACTACTTCCGCGACTTCTGGCGGGCCGACACCGGCATGCTGGCGGCCCTGCACGTGCTGGCCGCGCTCGGTGAGCAGGACGGTCCGCTGTCCGAGCTGACGGCGGCGTACTCGCGCTACGCGGCCTCGGGCGAGATCAACTCGACGGTCGACGACCAGGTCGCCAAGCAGCTCGCCGTCAAGGACGCGTTCGCGAGCCGGCCGGGCGTCGAGGTCGACGAGATGGACGGCCTCACCGTGAGGCTGCCGGGCAAGGCGTGGTTCAATCTGCGCCCGTCCAACACCGAGCCGCTGCTGCGGCTCAACGTCGAGGCCGCCGACGAGGACGCGGTCCGCGCGCTGACCGAAGAAGTCCTCGCGATCGTTCGCAGCTAG
- a CDS encoding Lrp/AsnC family transcriptional regulator: MDELDQALLRELQRDGRRTNRELAAATGVSPSTSLERVRALRERGVIRGYSVDLDLGEIGRPVQALIAIRVRPPSRPVIDAFREWVTLLPETLGVFVVTGGEDFLVHVAVPDNDSLYAFVIDRLTQRQEVADVRTNVIYEHIRSRVIDPA, encoded by the coding sequence TTGGACGAACTTGATCAGGCACTGCTGCGGGAACTGCAGCGCGACGGACGGCGGACCAACCGGGAACTGGCCGCGGCGACGGGCGTTTCGCCGTCGACGTCGCTGGAGCGGGTCCGCGCTCTGCGCGAGCGCGGGGTGATCCGCGGTTACAGCGTGGACCTGGATCTGGGCGAGATCGGCCGCCCGGTGCAGGCGCTCATCGCGATCCGGGTGCGCCCACCGTCCCGGCCGGTCATCGATGCCTTCCGGGAATGGGTGACGCTGCTGCCGGAGACGCTGGGCGTGTTCGTGGTGACCGGCGGCGAGGACTTCCTGGTGCACGTGGCCGTGCCGGACAACGACAGCCTGTACGCCTTCGTCATCGACCGCCTCACGCAGCGCCAGGAGGTCGCCGACGTCCGGACGAACGTGATCTACGAGCACATCCGCAGCCGGGTGATCGACCCCGCCTGA
- a CDS encoding cation diffusion facilitator family transporter — protein sequence MSASGGTKAILAALGANAGIAVAKFAGFLVTGSSSMLAESVHSLADTSNQGLLLLGQKQSRRHANREHPFGFGRERYFYSFVVALMLFTLGSVFALYEGIHKIEHPEPLTSPLVAVAILVVAICLEGYSFVTAMRESAKIKGDVSWWQFIRQSRTPELPVVLLEDSGALFGLVFALAGVGLSELTGDPVWDGIGTVMIGALLGVIAIILIVEMKSLLIGEGATDRELTSICDALTDGRVERVIHIRTQYLGPDELLVAAKLALAPRLELSEVAGEIDAAEARVRERVPAARLIYLEPDLDRQLV from the coding sequence GTGTCGGCAAGTGGCGGAACGAAGGCGATCCTCGCGGCACTCGGCGCCAACGCCGGGATCGCCGTGGCGAAGTTCGCCGGGTTCCTGGTCACCGGGTCGTCGTCCATGCTCGCCGAGTCGGTGCACTCGCTCGCCGACACGTCCAACCAGGGCCTGCTGCTGCTCGGCCAGAAGCAGTCCCGGCGCCACGCCAACCGGGAACACCCCTTCGGCTTCGGCCGCGAGCGCTACTTCTACTCGTTCGTCGTCGCGCTGATGCTGTTCACGCTCGGCTCGGTGTTCGCGCTGTACGAGGGCATCCACAAGATCGAGCACCCGGAACCGCTGACCAGCCCCCTGGTCGCGGTGGCCATCCTGGTGGTCGCGATCTGCCTGGAGGGCTACTCCTTCGTCACCGCGATGCGGGAGTCCGCCAAGATCAAGGGCGACGTCTCCTGGTGGCAGTTCATCCGCCAGTCGCGCACCCCGGAGCTGCCGGTCGTGCTGCTGGAGGACTCCGGCGCCCTGTTCGGCCTGGTGTTCGCGCTGGCCGGGGTCGGGCTGTCCGAGCTGACCGGTGACCCGGTGTGGGACGGCATCGGCACCGTGATGATCGGCGCGCTGCTCGGCGTCATCGCGATCATCCTGATCGTCGAGATGAAGAGCCTGCTCATCGGCGAGGGCGCGACCGACCGCGAACTCACCAGCATCTGCGACGCGCTCACCGACGGCCGGGTCGAGCGGGTGATCCACATCCGGACCCAGTACCTGGGCCCGGACGAGCTGCTGGTCGCCGCGAAGCTCGCGCTCGCGCCGCGGCTCGAGCTGTCCGAGGTGGCCGGCGAGATCGACGCCGCCGAGGCCAGGGTGCGCGAGCGGGTGCCCGCCGCGCGGCTGATCTACCTGGAGCCGGATCTGGACCGTCAGCTTGTCTGA
- a CDS encoding Trm112 family protein, which translates to MAVALDPKLLEILACPSDDHAPLRPGTAGDPEADALTCTSCGREFPVRDGIPVLLLDEATIPGESRADGA; encoded by the coding sequence ATGGCAGTCGCGCTCGACCCCAAGTTGCTGGAGATCCTGGCCTGCCCGTCCGACGACCACGCGCCGCTGCGCCCGGGCACCGCGGGCGACCCGGAGGCCGACGCCCTGACGTGCACGTCGTGCGGCCGCGAGTTCCCGGTCCGGGACGGCATCCCGGTCCTGTTGCTCGACGAGGCCACGATCCCGGGTGAGTCCCGTGCCGACGGTGCTTGA
- a CDS encoding DUF2000 domain-containing protein yields MTTDHQVDVQLDATTRTAKVKWVIVADPSLGPGLVANATACLGASVGKVLPELLGPEVADASGGTHAGLPWTGCSILAADAAKLLQIRTKAANREGIFVADMSKHAQASRSYVEYTEAMTSTDADAFEYYAVSLVGPRNKIDKLVGGLPLLR; encoded by the coding sequence GTGACCACAGATCATCAGGTAGATGTCCAGCTCGACGCCACCACCCGCACCGCCAAGGTCAAGTGGGTGATCGTCGCCGACCCGTCGCTCGGTCCGGGGCTCGTCGCCAACGCGACCGCGTGCCTGGGCGCGTCGGTCGGCAAGGTGCTGCCGGAGCTCCTCGGCCCGGAGGTGGCCGACGCGTCGGGCGGCACGCACGCCGGCCTGCCGTGGACCGGCTGTTCGATCCTGGCCGCCGACGCGGCGAAGCTGCTGCAGATCCGCACCAAGGCCGCGAACCGCGAGGGGATCTTCGTCGCCGACATGTCCAAGCACGCGCAGGCCAGCCGCTCCTACGTCGAGTACACCGAGGCGATGACCAGCACCGACGCCGACGCTTTCGAGTACTACGCGGTGAGCCTGGTCGGCCCGCGCAACAAGATCGACAAACTGGTTGGCGGACTCCCACTGCTCCGGTGA
- the manA gene encoding mannose-6-phosphate isomerase, class I, translating to MELLRNAVRPYAWGSRTTIPELLGREVPAPHPEAELWMGAHPGDPSRLVGPDGDERSLLELVESDPHGQLGRECAERWGNRLPFLLKILAVEEPLSMQAHPSAEQSAEGYAREEAAGIPRDAANRNYPDPTAKPELVCALTEFHALAGFRKPERTVELLRAIETPGLAKYTELLAAQPDSAGLRALFTTWITLPQPVLDELLPEVLDACVLHVKDHGQFDVECRTILELGEAHPRDAGVLAALLLNRLTLSAGEAIYLPAGNLHLYLHGTAVEILANSDNILRCGLTPKHVDVPELLRVVDFTCADMPILRGEPSDCGEVYTTDAPEFELSRCEWAPGETGSLRVDNGKPQILLCTQGSVRVKAESGQEIELRRGQSMWVPASDPAVAVHPAESGRTQLFRATSGCL from the coding sequence GTGGAGCTGCTGCGCAACGCGGTGCGGCCCTACGCCTGGGGGTCCCGGACGACCATCCCCGAGCTGCTGGGACGGGAGGTGCCGGCGCCCCACCCGGAGGCGGAGCTGTGGATGGGTGCGCACCCGGGCGACCCGTCGCGTCTCGTGGGCCCGGACGGCGACGAGCGCAGCCTGCTGGAACTCGTCGAGTCCGATCCGCACGGGCAGCTGGGCCGGGAGTGCGCCGAGCGCTGGGGCAACCGGCTGCCGTTCCTGCTGAAGATCCTCGCCGTCGAGGAGCCGCTGTCGATGCAGGCGCACCCGTCGGCCGAGCAGTCGGCGGAGGGGTACGCGCGCGAGGAGGCCGCCGGGATCCCGCGTGACGCGGCGAACCGGAACTACCCGGACCCGACCGCCAAGCCCGAGCTGGTGTGCGCGCTGACGGAGTTCCACGCGCTGGCCGGGTTCCGGAAGCCGGAGCGCACGGTCGAGCTGCTGCGCGCCATCGAGACCCCGGGGCTGGCCAAGTACACCGAGCTGCTGGCGGCCCAGCCCGACTCGGCCGGCCTGCGCGCGCTGTTCACCACGTGGATCACGCTGCCGCAGCCGGTGCTGGACGAGCTGCTGCCCGAGGTGCTCGACGCGTGCGTGTTGCACGTGAAGGACCACGGCCAGTTCGACGTCGAGTGCCGCACGATCCTCGAGCTGGGCGAGGCGCACCCGCGTGACGCGGGCGTGCTGGCCGCGCTGCTGCTGAACCGGCTGACGCTGAGCGCGGGCGAGGCGATCTACCTGCCGGCCGGGAACCTGCACCTGTACCTGCACGGCACCGCGGTGGAGATCTTGGCGAACTCGGACAACATCCTGCGCTGCGGGCTGACGCCGAAGCACGTGGACGTGCCCGAGCTGCTCCGCGTCGTCGACTTCACGTGCGCGGACATGCCGATCCTGCGTGGCGAGCCGTCCGACTGCGGGGAGGTCTACACGACCGACGCGCCGGAGTTCGAGCTGTCCCGCTGCGAGTGGGCGCCCGGCGAGACCGGTTCGCTGCGGGTGGACAACGGCAAGCCGCAGATCCTGCTGTGCACGCAGGGGTCGGTGCGGGTCAAGGCGGAGAGCGGCCAGGAGATCGAACTGCGCCGTGGCCAGTCGATGTGGGTGCCGGCCTCCGACCCGGCGGTCGCGGTGCACCCCGCGGAGAGCGGACGGACCCAGCTGTTCCGCGCGACGTCGGGCTGCCTGTAG
- a CDS encoding amino acid permease, translated as MPGNGLWRTKSIEQSIKDTDEPDTRLRRNLSAWDLTVFGVAVVIGAGIFTLTARTAGDYAGPSVSLAFVFAAIACGLAALCYAEFASTVPVAGSAYTFSYATFGEFMAWIIGWDLVLELAVGAAAVAKGWSVYLETVLGYIFGKGAKTTFALGGLTVDWGALILVVVLATVLAIGTKLSSRVSMVITAIKVGIVLFVIVLGLFYIKGDNYTPYIPPGAEGGAGETGVNQSLFSVIAGGASSSFGMFGLLAGASLVFFAFIGFDIVATTAEETKNPQRSVPRGIFGSLAIVTVLYVAVSLVVVGMVPYTELATSAGDGSHKTLATAFAANGVNWAANVISVGALAGLTTVVMVLMLGQVRVLYAMSRDGLLPRSLARTSERGTPARATMLVGVLVAVAATFFPADKLEEMVNVGTLFAFVLVSAGVLVLRRTRPDLPRAFKVPGVPVVPILAILACLWLMLNLTVLTWLRFLAWMVVGVVIYFAYSRRHSLLGKRATETPMPVEGADPTKP; from the coding sequence TTGCCAGGTAACGGGCTGTGGCGCACCAAGTCGATCGAGCAGTCCATTAAGGACACCGACGAGCCGGACACCAGGTTGCGGCGCAACCTGTCCGCGTGGGACCTGACGGTGTTCGGGGTGGCGGTCGTGATCGGCGCCGGGATCTTCACGCTGACCGCGCGCACGGCGGGCGACTACGCCGGGCCCTCGGTGTCACTGGCGTTCGTGTTCGCCGCGATCGCGTGCGGGCTCGCGGCGCTGTGCTACGCCGAGTTCGCCTCGACCGTGCCCGTCGCGGGCAGCGCGTACACGTTCTCGTACGCGACATTCGGCGAGTTCATGGCGTGGATCATCGGCTGGGACCTGGTGCTGGAGCTGGCCGTCGGCGCGGCCGCGGTGGCCAAGGGCTGGTCGGTGTACCTGGAGACGGTGCTCGGCTACATCTTCGGCAAGGGCGCGAAGACGACGTTCGCCCTCGGCGGCCTCACCGTCGACTGGGGTGCGCTGATCCTGGTGGTCGTGCTCGCCACGGTGCTCGCGATCGGCACCAAGCTGTCGTCGCGGGTGTCGATGGTGATCACCGCGATCAAGGTCGGCATCGTGCTGTTCGTCATCGTGCTCGGCCTGTTCTACATCAAGGGTGACAACTACACGCCCTACATCCCGCCGGGCGCCGAGGGCGGTGCCGGGGAGACCGGGGTGAACCAGTCGCTGTTCTCGGTCATCGCGGGTGGGGCGAGCAGCTCGTTCGGCATGTTCGGCCTGCTGGCCGGCGCGTCGCTGGTGTTCTTCGCGTTCATCGGGTTCGACATCGTGGCCACCACGGCGGAGGAGACGAAGAACCCGCAGCGCTCGGTGCCGCGCGGCATCTTCGGCTCGCTCGCGATCGTCACCGTGCTGTACGTGGCGGTGTCGCTGGTGGTCGTCGGGATGGTGCCCTACACCGAGCTGGCCACCTCCGCCGGCGACGGCAGCCACAAGACGCTGGCGACCGCGTTCGCCGCGAACGGCGTCAACTGGGCCGCGAACGTCATCTCGGTGGGCGCGCTCGCCGGCCTGACGACCGTGGTGATGGTGCTGATGCTCGGCCAGGTCCGGGTCCTGTACGCGATGTCGCGGGACGGCCTGCTGCCGCGGTCGCTGGCCCGCACGAGCGAGCGCGGCACCCCGGCCCGCGCGACGATGCTGGTCGGCGTGCTGGTCGCCGTGGCCGCGACGTTCTTCCCGGCGGACAAGCTGGAGGAGATGGTCAACGTCGGCACGCTGTTCGCGTTCGTCCTGGTCTCGGCCGGTGTGCTGGTGCTGCGCCGGACGCGCCCGGACCTGCCGCGCGCGTTCAAGGTGCCGGGTGTGCCCGTGGTGCCGATCCTGGCGATCCTGGCCTGCCTGTGGCTGATGCTGAACCTGACCGTGCTGACCTGGCTGCGGTTCCTGGCGTGGATGGTCGTCGGCGTCGTCATCTACTTCGCCTACAGCCGCAGGCATTCGCTGCTCGGCAAGCGCGCGACGGAAACGCCGATGCCGGTCGAAGGCGCGGACCCGACGAAGCCGTGA